In Alteromonas macleodii, the sequence CTACGACGAAGCTAATCGTCGCCGTGAAACGCAGGCCCGACAACGCCCAGCACCAAAGCAGGAAGAAGATAAATCACAGTTAAGCGAAGAAGCATTAGAAGCAACCGCGGCACTTCGTGAACGACCTGCTAGCTTTACAGATTTTATTTCAATATCGCCGAAAACCGAGGAAGGCCAACTTATTGGTTATCAAGTTAGTCCTGGGAAAGAGCCTGAGTTATTCAAATCGGCCGGGCTTCAGGCTGGCGATGTTATTACCCAAATTAACGGGCTAGATCTTACCGACTTGCAACAATCGCAAGAGGCACTGTCTGAGCTACGCAATGCACAAAATATAGAATTAACGATTATTCGAGATGGCAGTTTAACCACACTCTACTTAGATTTACCCGAGGCGTAACAACAACTAAAACGGTAACGGCTCGTTTTTTACTGGTAAACGTTTGTGTAGAGGTCAGCACAGTAACTGTGCAAGCAATTCAGCCATCGACATGTTAGGAAATGAAGGAAGTTAGAATGAAAAGGCGCACTAGCCATAAACTATTATCTCGCTTAGGCACAGCTATGTGTACGGCGCTTCTGTGTTTCTCGGTGACTGCCGCTGAATACATGCCTAATTTCAAAGATACTGACATCAATGAATTCATCAATATTGTTGGCAAAAATCTTGAGCGCACCATTATCGTCGACCCAAACGTACGCGGCAAAATTAGCGTACGCAGTTACGACATGCTTAATGAAGATCAGTACTATCAGTTTTTCCTAAACGTACTTCAAGTGTATGACTTTGCTGTAGTTGAAATGCCAAGCGGTATTTTAAAAGTTGTACGCTCTAAAGACGCGAAAACCTCAAATATTCCAGTAGTAGAAGGCGCGCAACAAGACGGCGATGAGTTTATCACCCGCGTAGTGCCGGTATACAACGTGCCAGTGCGAGAGCTTGCGCCCATTTTACGACAGCTTAATGACCAAGCAGGTGGCGGTAACGTGGTAAGTCACGACCCATCAAACGTTATGATGCTGACAGGCCGCGCTGCGGTAGTAAATCGTCTTGTGGAAATTATTGAACGCGTAGACCGCGCGGGCGATGAAGAAGTCGAAATCGTAAAACTGCGTTATGCGTCAGCATCTGAAATGGTGCGTATTATCGAAAGCATTAATAAGTCTCAAGGCAAAGCGAATACTGGTGCAAAGTCTGAGCCTCGCGTAGTAGCTGACGATAGAACAAACTCAGTTATCGTAAGTGGCGATGTTAAAGCACGTCAGCGTCTTATTAACCTTATTCAGCGCATGGACCAAGAACTTGAGTCTAACGGCAACACTCGCGTATTGTTCCTTAACTACGCAAAAGCAGAAGATTTAGTTAAGGTACTTCAAGGCGTATCGGCCAGTATTCAAGCAGAAGAGCAAGGCAGCGGCACCACGTCACGTCGAGCGAGTTCAAACCGCGAAATCAGTATTGACGCACATGAAGATTCTAACGCCATCGTAATCACCGCAGAGCCGGATATGATGCGCTCGCTTGAGGAAGTGGTGCGACAGCTAGATATTCGCCGTGCTCAGGTACAAGTTGAAGCTATCATTGTTGAAGTGTTTGAAGGCGATGGCACAACGCTAGGTGTACAATGGGTTTCAGAACAAGGTGGCGGCACGCAATTTAGTAACGGTGTGGTTCCTGTAGGTTCATTAGCCGTAGCCCTTAAGCAAGCAGAAGATGATACAGACACTGAAGCCTATGTTACCGACGACGGTGAAGTGGTAACTGTGACTACCACCGATGAAGGCGACTATACTTCATTAGCCAGCCTTTTAGGTGGTGCTAATGGATTGATTGCCGGTGTTATCGAAAATGGCTGGGGCGCAGTTGTCCAAGCGGTAAGCACTGATACCAATTCTAATATTCTTGCCACACCTCACCTTACCACTATGGACAATGAAGAAGCGTTTTTCATTGTAGGTCAGGAAGTACCGATTATTACCGGTACTACAACAGGCGCGAACAACTCTAACCCGTTCCAAACGGTTGACCGTCAAGAAGTGGGTATCAAACTTAAAGTAACGCCGCAGATTAACGAGGGCGATGCAGTTCAATTACTTATTGAACAAGAAGTGTCGAGCGTAAGCGGCGCAACCTCGGTAGATATTTCAATTAACAAGCGTGAAATTAAAACCACAGTTATTGTTGATGATGGCGGCACTATCGTACTAGGTGGATTGATTGATGAAGACGTACAAGAAAGTGTGTCTAAAGTGCCGCTTTTAGGCGATATCCCTATTCTTGGTCACCTTTTCAAAACCACGTCGACCAGTAAACGTAAGCGTAATCTAATGGTGTTTTTAAAGCCTACGATTGTGCGTGATGGCGCTACTATGAATTCAATCAGTCACCGTAAATATAACTATATTCGAGCGCTACAGCTTAAGCGTCAGCAAGAGGGCGTATCTTTAATGCCATCGGCTGAAACGCCAAGCATGCCTGAGTGGAACGATGCACTAGCCCTACCACCTTCATTTGAAGAGTACCTTTCAGAGAAAGAGAAGCAAAAAGAAGGTAACGAGTAGTATGGCGGATGAACAACTTACTCAAGCACTAGAGGCGCAAGAAGAAGCCCTAGAAGCCATGGGTGAAGAGGCCGGTTTACCCGAAGAAGAGGCTGGCCCCAAGCAGTTATCGTTTAGTTTTGCAAAGCGCAATCAGGTGCTGCTTGAAACCAACGAGACACCAGCTGTACTGTATTTTACAGAGAATACGCCATTTGACGTATTTGCCGAAGTTAGGCGCTTTTATGGGGAACCGTTTGTACCTAAAACTATCCCTGCTGACGAGTTTGAAAACCTATTAACGAGTGCGTTTCAGCGCGATAGTTCTGCAGCTAAACAGCTAATGGAAGACCTTGGCAACGAAAGCGACTTGTTCGCCCTTGCCGAAGACTTGCCTGACACTGAAGACCTGTTAGACAGTGAAGATGATGCACCTATCATCAAGCTTATCAACGCCATGTTAGGCGAAGCGATAAAAGAGGGTGCGTCGGATATACACATAGAAACCTTTGAAAACCAGCTTGTTGTTCGTTTTCGCGTAGATGGCGTATTGCGCGAAATTTTGCGTCCTAATCGCAAGCTTTCATCCATGTTGGTATCGCGTATTAAAGTTATGGCGAAGTTAGACATCGCCGAAAAACGTGTGCCTCAGGATGGTCGTATTACGCTTCGCATCGCCGGTCGCGCTGTAGATGTTCGTGTTTCTACTATGCCATCGAGTCATGGCGAACGTGTGGTGCTGCGTTTACTTGATAAAAACAATGCTCGCCTGAATCTAGAAGATTTGGGCATGACGCTTCAAAACCGAAACCATTTTTCTTCTCTTATCAGAAAGCCCCACGGCATTATTTTGGTTACCGGCCCAACAGGCTCTGGTAAAAGTACCACACTGTATGCAGGATTAACTGAAATAAACTCGCGAGACAGAAACATTTTAACGGTTGAAGACCCTATCGAATTTGATCTTCCAGGTATCGGTCAAACACAGGTGAACCCCCGCGTTGATATGACCTTTGCCCGCGGGCTTCGCGCTATTTTGCGTCAAGACCCTGATGTAGTCATGGTAGGTGAGATTCGCGACATCGAAACCGCGCAAATTGCCGTTCAAGCGAGTTTAACCGGACACTTGGTACTGTCTACACTGCATACCAATACTGCAGCAGGCGCCATTACCCGTTTAGAAGACATGGGTATTGAGCCATTTTTGCTGTCGTCGAGCTTATTGGCCGTACTTTCACAGCGACTGGTACGTACCCTTTGCCCGGATTGCAAAAAGCCACATGCGCCAGACGCTTCTGAGCTTGAAGTACTAGGGCAGAGTGCGACGAGCGACACCACCATCTATAAGCCGCACGGCTGCGCAGCGTGTAATCAAACTGGTTACCGTGGCCGTACCGGCATTCACGAGCTGTTGCTAGTTGATGAAAAAGTACGTGAAATGATGCACGAAGGTGTGGGCGAACAAGCCATTGAGCGTTATATCAGAACCTCGACCCCGAGCATCCGTGAAGACGGCTGCAGCAAGGTGCTAGCTGGAGAAACTTCTCTTGAAGAAGTGCTTCGAGTAACGAGGGAAGACTAAATGGCGGCATTCGCTTATAAAGCGGTTAATGCCCGCGGTAAAAATACAAATGGGGTACTTGAAGGCGATAACGCACGTCAGGTACGCCAACAGCTGCGTGAAAAAGGCTTAATCCCGTTAGAAGTGGAGCAAGTTGCAGAGCGGTCACAAAACGAAGGCAAAGGACTTTCTTTTTCACTGTTTAAACCACGTATTTCAGCATCGGATCTAGCGCTTCTTACACGCCAAATGGCAACGCTTGTAGAATCAGCACTTCCTGTTGAAGAAGCGCTACTCGCCGTCGCCGAACAGTGTGAAAAACCCCGTCAGAAGAACATGATGATGGCGGTACGCAGTAAAGTGGTAGAAGGTCACGGCCTTGCCGACGCGCTTGCACAGTTTCCCAGCGTTTTTGATGAGCTATACCGCGCGATGGTCGCAGCAGGTGAAAAATCAGGGCACCTTGATACCGTGCTTAACCGATTGGCCGACTACACAGAGCGCAGGCAGCAAACTCGCAGCCAAATTACTCAAGCGATGATTTACCCATCGTTAATGCTGTTCTTTGCAATGGGTATCGTCTTATTGCTTTTAACCGTGGTAGTGCCAAAAATTGTTGGCCAGTTTGACCACATGGGGCAAGACCTGCCGGGCATCACACAGTTTCTTATTTCTGTAAGTACATGGCTTCAGAACTACGGTTTATTTATGCTAATTGGCATAGGCGTACTTATTGTTATTATTCAGCGCGTACTGCAGCAAAAGCACATGAAGCTGCGCTATCACAGAGCACTTTTAACCCTGCCTTTAATAGGCAAAGTTTCTAGAGGCTTAAATACGGCCCGATTTGCTCGTACCTTAAGTATATTAAGTGCCAGTGCAGTGCCACTACTTGAAGCTATGCGTATTTCAGGCGATGTACTGGAAAACCAGCATATTAAAAATCAAGTAGCCGATGCGGCAGTCAACGTTAAAGAAGGCTCCAGCTTGCGCGCCGCGCTAGATAACACGAAAATGTTTCCACCAATGATGATGCACATGATTGCGTCAGGTGAAAAATCGGGTGAGCTACAGCAAATGCTAGCTCGCGCCGCAGATAATCAAGATAGGGAATTTGAAGCGCTTATTGGTGTCTCACTTAAGGTATTTGAACCCTTACTTATTGTATCTATGGCAGGTATTGTCCTGTTTATCGTTATGGCAATATTGCAACCAATTTTAGCATTGAACAACATGGTGAATATTTAATGAAAACACTTAATCGCAGTTCTGGTTTCAGTTTGATTGAAGTCATGGTCGTACTTCTAATCATCGGTATTATGGCCTCAATGGTTGCACCACAAATTTTGGGTAATCAAGAAGAAGCACAGCTTAAAAAGGCCGCGGTAGACATTCAGCAAATGGAAAGTGCGCTGGAAATGTACAAGTTACGCAACAACCGCTTCCCTACCACTGAACAAGGTCTGGACGCGCTAGTAACAGCGCCGACTATCGACCCAATCCCACGCAACTACCCAGAAGGCGGCTTTATTAAGCGTCTACCTGAAGACCCATGGGGCAATCCATATGCGTTAATTAGTCCAGGAGAGCTTGGTGTGGTGGATATCTTCTCTAATGGTCCAGACGGTGAGCCGGGTACTGATGACGACATTGGTAACTGGAACATCAACGAATACTTGAACTAACCTATATGCGCTACCGCGGCAGTACATCGGCTTATAAAGCAGGCTTTACCTTATTAGAAGTCATGCTGGTACTGCTGCTTATGGGCTTGGCGGCGGGTTACGTTATGTTTAACGCCTTCGGAGCAAGTAAGTCAGACCTATTAAAAACCCAAGCCCAACGCCTGCAGGTGATTATTGATATGGCCAGCGATTTTGCGGTGTTAAATCAACAGCAGCTGGGCGTACGCTTTGAAGCCGAAAAAAACGAATACTATTTCGTTTACCTAGACGACGATGATGAGTGGCAGCGTATCGAGGGCGAAAAGACCTACGAACCTTACACGCTACCTGAACCTTTTACCTTCACTTTAAATTTAGACGACTTACCATGGGACGTTGAAGACAGGCTCTTTGACAGGGAGCTGTTCGACGAGAATTTAAGTGTTTCTGATGAAGGGGTTGAAATAGGTAACGAAGAAGAGAAAAAGCTGCCTCCGCCTCAAGTGCTGATTATGTCGAGCGGCGAAATAACACCTTTTACCCTATCGTTTAATTATGAGGGCGATGACGGCGACGATCCTGTCTATTACAGCTTACAAAACCAAGACTTACCGCCTTTAGTGCTTGAAGGTCCCCTGGAGCGTCCATTATGAACGCGCCCACTCTAAAAGCACCTTGTATGAGAACAAGCTCTGTAAATTCTTCTGGTAAAAGCAGCACGTTTAACCAACCCCATAATCAACGTGGTTTAACCCTACTCGAAGTTATGGTGGCACTGCTTATTTTCGCACTAACTGGCACCGCAGTGCTTAAAGCCGCTGGCGAGCACTTATCTAGCGTCGGCCAAATAGAGTCTGTTACTTTTGCCAATTGGGTGGCAAGTAATCGGTTAAACCAGCTTCAGCTTGATACCACCTGGCCGCCCAAAAATAATTTAAAAGGCACCATGGAGATGGCTGACCGCACTTGGTACTGGCAACAAACCGTCGCGAAAACCAACGATAACGACTTACGTGCAGTTACCGTTTCGGTAGGCGAAGATGAAAGCTACGAAAGTTCAGTGACATCGGTTACCACTTTTGTGGCTAAGCCAACGGCAGGGAACTAGTATGCAGCGCGGATTTACGCTTATAGAAATACTGATTGCCATGGCCATATTTACCCTTATCGGGCTGGCATCAACGGGCTTACTTACCACAGTTATCGACAGCAATGATATTTCTGAAGAGCGTTTTGCTAAGCTCCAATTGCTACAGCGGGCCATGATCACGATTGAACGAGATCTTCAACAAGCTGTGCCTCGCGCTTCTCGTGTAAACGGAGAAAAGCAAGATGTGGTCATGGCAGGTGGAGAAACCGACGACAGCGATGATGACGGTATTGGTTTTGTAAGAGGCGGTTGGCACAACCCGCAATTAATGCTGCCGAGAAGTACTTTGCAGTTTGTTGCCTACAGGCTTCAAGAGAACAAGCTTGAGCGACTTTACAGTAATTACGTGGATAATGTTATTGGCTACGAGCCGAAAGTACGAGTGCTGCTAGAAGACATAGAAAGTTTAAAAATTGAGTTTCTCGCCACATCGAACAGCAGTTCGTTGGATGATGACGAAGATATCTCGTGGAGTGAAAGCTACAAAGGCGCGGCGTTACCGCGGGCTGTCGCCATAGAGTTTGTAAGTAAAGACTTTGGCAAAATTCGAAGGGAATTCACCTTAACTACGGGTGAATCATCATAATGCCAAACACAAGAAGACGCCTTTTAAAAAACCATACGCGCGCCAAGACAGAGACGTGTATGCCCCAGCTGTCTAGCCCACCAGCTAAACAAAAGGGTGTGGCACTTATGATTGTACTTATGATTGTGGCATTAGTGGCCGTGCTGGCTACAGAAATGGGTACGCGATTGCAGCTACAAGTGCAGCGCACCATGAATTTAAAAGACAATAATCAGGCTTATTGGTACGCCATGGGCGCCGAAGCTTTTGCACGTAAGTCAATTCAGTCGCTGATAGAGGAAAGCCCAGATACTATTTCTATTGACCAACCTTGGGCACAAGAATTTAGCTATCCGTTAGAAAACGGTGGTTTAACGGCTAATTTGGAAGACCTTCAAGCTTGCTTTAATCTTAACGCAATAGCATCGGGTAGTGCTTCGAATAACGCAAACAGTGCGTCAAGCAATACCACCGAAGCTATGGAAGCTTTTCACACCATGCTGCTATCGCTAAACGTTGACGGGTTAGACAATTTTACCGCCGATACACTGCGCGACAGCTTAGCAGACTGGGTTGATGAAGATGACAGCATGCGCCCCTATGGCGCAGAAGACAGCGAGTATGAGTCAAGAGAGTTTCCATATCTTGCAGCCAACGGACCACTGGCATCGAAAAGCGAATTGCGTATTATTAACGGAGTATCGCCTGCGTGGCTAGACGATTTAATGCCTTTGGTTTGCGTGATCCCAGATTACAGTGAATTGAAAATAAACGTTAATACGTTAGAAGAAGAAGATGCACCATTACTAGCAGGCCTAACGGGGCTTGATATTCAGCAAGCTGCGAGTTTACTCAGCAGCCGCCCGCAAAACGGGTGGGATGATACGGATGCATTTTTAAATGAGCCGTCTATTCAAGCGCTTAACCTAACAAGCTCTCGACAAGATTGGTTTTCAGTTAAAACTGAATATTTCATGTTGCATACAAAAACACAATACAACAAAGCAACCTTTAAGCTTTCCACCGTGTTTCATGCAAGCGCCGATAGTGGCGTTAGCATTGTGAATCGCGAGTTTGGGGGAACCTATTAATGGAACAATTATTGGTGCGTTTAGGCGCCAACTACACAGACCCGATAAGCTGGCTCGTTTATTCAAAATCTGAAGACGAGATCATTGCTTCTGGCGAATTAACTAGTGCAGAAGACTTATCTACGCTCACTGAGCGCGCTGGTCAGCGAAGCGTTATCGCTCTAGCACCAAGCAGCGAGATATTGCTTAAATGGGTAGAGCTACCGCCTAAAGCTGGGCGTAAAATTATCTCAGCTATTCCATTTATGCTAGAAGACGAATTGGCTACCGACATTAGCCAGCAGTTTTTCGCCATTGGCCCTAAGCGCGGGGACAAACAAGCTGTCGCTGTGGTTAGCCATGAAAAAATGGAGCAGTGGCAAGCCTGGCTAAGCGAAGCAGAGTTATTTTGCGACACCCTTATTCCTGACGTTCTAGCGGTTCCAGTAACCGAAAACGGCTGGTCGGTACTGACCTTAGGTGAGCAGCTACTGGTTCGCCAGGACGAATTTAAAGGGGTTCAAGGTGAACAAACCTGGTTGCTTCCTACATTAGTGCACTTCACTGCGCAGCAAGAAGCGCCTGTGACCATTACGAATTACGCAGGTATCGATTTAAGCAGTCTGCCAAATATTGAAGAAGCACAGGCCCCACTTGAATTGCCCATGCAAGTATTGGCTAAAGAGGCCATGCAAAGCAGCTTTAACTTGTGCCAAGGTGAGTACAAGATTAAACGTAAGCGCAGCGGTGTGCTAAGTCAGTGGCGTGTAGCCGCTGTACTCGCTGTACTTGCACTGTGTACCAGCTTAGTAGATAAAGGCGTTACTCTTTATCAGCTAAAATCGCAAAACCAAGCACTTAGCAGTGAAATAAGTAGCGCAGTTAAAGCCGGCTTTCCCAACATTGGTACCTATCGCAACGTACGGTTAAAGCTACAAAGCGAGCTTGCCAAGTTAGAGCAGGGCGGTGGGGATGCTTCCATGCTTATTATGTTAGATCAGCTTGCACCGGCTTTTTCAGCCACCGACGTTAAGCCACAAACATTGCGCTTTGACGCTACCCGCACAGAAATTCGTATTCAGGCGCAGGGCAAAAACTTTGAAGCCTTAGAACAGTTTAAACGCAGCGCTGAAAACGCGGGTTTTGTGGTTGAACAGGGTGCGATTAATAATCGTGACAATGGCGTTGTGGGTACAGTTTCAGTAAGGAGTACGTTGTGAATGCGCTTTTAGAAAAATACAAAGCCCTCACTGAACGGGAACAAAAATTAGTGCTCATTTCTGCAGTGATGGTAGTGATAGCACTGTTTTATTTTGCAGTATGGTCGCCACTCAATGCTGCGCTAGACAAACAAAAACAACTGCTTGATAACCAGCAGTCGCTTCTAGTTTGGGTAAAAGACAGCGGTGCACGCGCTCAACAATTACGTCGTAGCACGGGCAACAAGCGGGCGTTTTCGGGGTCGTTACCGCAAGCGGTGAACCGAACCACTGCCCAGCATGATATTGCTATTTCCCGTATGCAGCCTCAAGGTGATGAACTGCAGGTATGGGTAGACCAAGCGCCATTTAATGCGGTGCTAGAATGGCTCAAAGCCATGGAAAACATGGGCGTAGTTATTCTTCAAGCCGATATAGCTGAAGCGGATGCGCCAGGCTATATCAAAATTCGCCGACTACAGTTAGGTAAAGCATGAAGTCGAAAGTTAGTTGGATCATAGGCGGAATTCTTGCCTTCCTATTGTTTGCTATTGCTTATATGCCCGCAGTGCAGGTTATTGGTCGTGTAACACTGCCGAATAATGTCTCGGTAAGCGGAGTAAGTGGCACTTTATTTTCTGGTAAAGCACAGACCCTAGTGGTGAACGGCTTGCCGGTTAACAACCTGAAGTGGGAACTCAGCCCACTTCACATGTTATTAGGTAAGGTTAAGCTAGACCTAAAAGCAGGTAATATTCGCGATAAAAACGACATCGCGTTTGAAGGGCCTGTTACCACAGGGCTTTTCAGTCAAGATACAATCAATACCGAGAACTTTACGCTCTACCTGCCTGTAGATAGAGTACTTGCACAAGTTCGTCTACCCTTACCTGTTAATGCAGGCGGACGCTTTAAAGTCTCGTTAAATGATTTAACATTCGGCCCTGCGTGCGAGTCGCTAGATGGTACAGGAGATTGGTTAAACGCGACGGTTGCGGGAACCCAAGGGCCCATTGATTTCGGTACTTACTCAGCGAAACTTCGTTGCGAAGGGAAAGATATTGGCATCATGGTAAGTGAGCCTAACTTGTTAAGCTTATCCATGGACGCGGTTATTCCTACCAATATGAAAAATATCCGCGTTAGCGGTAAATTTAAACCCGACGATAGCTTGCCCAACGAAGTACACCAAGCAGCTCGCTTGTTTGGCGCGCCTAATAGCAGCGGGTATATCCCAATAAAGCTTTAACGAGCAAAACAGAATTTTTAACACAGAGCGCGCCCTGAATTTTTAAATCAGGGCCACTAGGAAACACACTCAACAAAGGATTGTACAATGAACAAACCTCTTTTAGCTGGCGCTGGCGTGACTTTAGTTGCGCTTGGTATTGCCCCTTATTTTATCGGTTCTAGCGTTGAAGATAACGTTAACGCTGCAGTAAACGGATTTAACGAACAGGCTGTATATTCAGCCGAAGTCCTTTCATACGACAAAGGCTGGTTCTCAACAAAAGCAGAAATCAAACTTGCTATAGACTTTCGAGCGCTTTTCAATGCGCAAAATGTTGACGCAGTAGAAATGCCTTTAGACGAAAACCCTAACATTACCGCTACTTTGGTCGCTCATCACGGTCCTGTGTATTTTGGTGACGGCGTTGGATTAGGGCGCGTTCATTATACAGTGTCGATTGATGGCGATGAATTAAGAGAGTACGTTCAATGGGATGGGCAACAGTCCATCTATCACAATGAAGGCGTGGTTGGTCTATTAGGCGGCCTAAGTTATAAAGATGTAATTCCCGCCCTTAGCGCTACTAATGAGGAAGAAGGCTTTACCCTGCTATTTTCCGGTTATACGGGTGAAGCGAAGCCTGATGGCGGGCAAACCTTATATACGTCCTCGGGCGAGTCGCTAAGTATTAACGCCGATGAGTTTTCAATGAAAATGGCTAATTTATCTATGGATGTAACCTATGACGGCAGCATGATGGAAGCTTTCAAGGGCGAATTGTTTGAATCTAAAATTGAAGCGCTCATCGAAACCATGGAAGTATCTGGCCTTGAAGCGGGCGCTACGGTGCAGCTAGAAAATATTGCACTGATTACAGACACTAACATTGATAAAGACAACAACACCGCCAATGTGTACGTAGAATACGCCATTGATAAGGTAGAGGGGCCTGAACTTGAAGCCTCTGATATGGTGTTAGGCGTTGCCCTAAACAACTTAGACGTAGACTTCATCAAGGCTTATCAAGACTTTAGCAACACATCTTTGATGATCCCTCCTGAAGAAGTACACGCTAAAATGATGGAGTTTGTCGAAGCTAACTTACTTCCACAGCTGAAAGCCGAACCTGAACTTAACATTACGACGCTTAAAGCGACGTTGCCTGAAGGCTCGTTTACTGCCCATGCGAATACTAAGCTAGTAGGCATTGATGCGCTACCGGGTACCATGGAAGATGTGGCCTATTGGGTAACACACCTCATGGCCGACGCACAAATAGTTGCTGATAAGGCCTTTGCGCAAAGCGTAGCGTCTGGTTATATGATGGGTCAATTGATGGCGACACCACAAGCGCAAAGCATGTCAGCAGAAGAACTCGAAGCAGCAGTAGAGCAGCAAACTCCTATGATGTTAAGCACCTTTGCTCAGCAAGGCTTGATAAAAGAAACCGAGAAGGGTTACGAGACAAAACTGGAGCTTAAAGACGGCAAAGCCAGCGTTAACGGCACGCCTATTCCACTGCCTTTTGCGCCTCAGTAACGAGTAGAACAGTATTTAAAATACTTGAAAGCTAAATACGGTTGAAAGTACGGTTGAAAGTACGGTTGAAAGTAC encodes:
- the gspF gene encoding type II secretion system inner membrane protein GspF, encoding MAAFAYKAVNARGKNTNGVLEGDNARQVRQQLREKGLIPLEVEQVAERSQNEGKGLSFSLFKPRISASDLALLTRQMATLVESALPVEEALLAVAEQCEKPRQKNMMMAVRSKVVEGHGLADALAQFPSVFDELYRAMVAAGEKSGHLDTVLNRLADYTERRQQTRSQITQAMIYPSLMLFFAMGIVLLLLTVVVPKIVGQFDHMGQDLPGITQFLISVSTWLQNYGLFMLIGIGVLIVIIQRVLQQKHMKLRYHRALLTLPLIGKVSRGLNTARFARTLSILSASAVPLLEAMRISGDVLENQHIKNQVADAAVNVKEGSSLRAALDNTKMFPPMMMHMIASGEKSGELQQMLARAADNQDREFEALIGVSLKVFEPLLIVSMAGIVLFIVMAILQPILALNNMVNI
- the gspD gene encoding type II secretion system secretin GspD — encoded protein: MKRRTSHKLLSRLGTAMCTALLCFSVTAAEYMPNFKDTDINEFINIVGKNLERTIIVDPNVRGKISVRSYDMLNEDQYYQFFLNVLQVYDFAVVEMPSGILKVVRSKDAKTSNIPVVEGAQQDGDEFITRVVPVYNVPVRELAPILRQLNDQAGGGNVVSHDPSNVMMLTGRAAVVNRLVEIIERVDRAGDEEVEIVKLRYASASEMVRIIESINKSQGKANTGAKSEPRVVADDRTNSVIVSGDVKARQRLINLIQRMDQELESNGNTRVLFLNYAKAEDLVKVLQGVSASIQAEEQGSGTTSRRASSNREISIDAHEDSNAIVITAEPDMMRSLEEVVRQLDIRRAQVQVEAIIVEVFEGDGTTLGVQWVSEQGGGTQFSNGVVPVGSLAVALKQAEDDTDTEAYVTDDGEVVTVTTTDEGDYTSLASLLGGANGLIAGVIENGWGAVVQAVSTDTNSNILATPHLTTMDNEEAFFIVGQEVPIITGTTTGANNSNPFQTVDRQEVGIKLKVTPQINEGDAVQLLIEQEVSSVSGATSVDISINKREIKTTVIVDDGGTIVLGGLIDEDVQESVSKVPLLGDIPILGHLFKTTSTSKRKRNLMVFLKPTIVRDGATMNSISHRKYNYIRALQLKRQQEGVSLMPSAETPSMPEWNDALALPPSFEEYLSEKEKQKEGNE
- the gspI gene encoding type II secretion system minor pseudopilin GspI codes for the protein MRTSSVNSSGKSSTFNQPHNQRGLTLLEVMVALLIFALTGTAVLKAAGEHLSSVGQIESVTFANWVASNRLNQLQLDTTWPPKNNLKGTMEMADRTWYWQQTVAKTNDNDLRAVTVSVGEDESYESSVTSVTTFVAKPTAGN
- the gspG gene encoding type II secretion system major pseudopilin GspG; translated protein: MKTLNRSSGFSLIEVMVVLLIIGIMASMVAPQILGNQEEAQLKKAAVDIQQMESALEMYKLRNNRFPTTEQGLDALVTAPTIDPIPRNYPEGGFIKRLPEDPWGNPYALISPGELGVVDIFSNGPDGEPGTDDDIGNWNINEYLN
- the gspH gene encoding type II secretion system minor pseudopilin GspH, giving the protein MRYRGSTSAYKAGFTLLEVMLVLLLMGLAAGYVMFNAFGASKSDLLKTQAQRLQVIIDMASDFAVLNQQQLGVRFEAEKNEYYFVYLDDDDEWQRIEGEKTYEPYTLPEPFTFTLNLDDLPWDVEDRLFDRELFDENLSVSDEGVEIGNEEEKKLPPPQVLIMSSGEITPFTLSFNYEGDDGDDPVYYSLQNQDLPPLVLEGPLERPL
- the gspK gene encoding type II secretion system minor pseudopilin GspK codes for the protein MPQLSSPPAKQKGVALMIVLMIVALVAVLATEMGTRLQLQVQRTMNLKDNNQAYWYAMGAEAFARKSIQSLIEESPDTISIDQPWAQEFSYPLENGGLTANLEDLQACFNLNAIASGSASNNANSASSNTTEAMEAFHTMLLSLNVDGLDNFTADTLRDSLADWVDEDDSMRPYGAEDSEYESREFPYLAANGPLASKSELRIINGVSPAWLDDLMPLVCVIPDYSELKINVNTLEEEDAPLLAGLTGLDIQQAASLLSSRPQNGWDDTDAFLNEPSIQALNLTSSRQDWFSVKTEYFMLHTKTQYNKATFKLSTVFHASADSGVSIVNREFGGTY
- the gspE gene encoding type II secretion system ATPase GspE, with the translated sequence MADEQLTQALEAQEEALEAMGEEAGLPEEEAGPKQLSFSFAKRNQVLLETNETPAVLYFTENTPFDVFAEVRRFYGEPFVPKTIPADEFENLLTSAFQRDSSAAKQLMEDLGNESDLFALAEDLPDTEDLLDSEDDAPIIKLINAMLGEAIKEGASDIHIETFENQLVVRFRVDGVLREILRPNRKLSSMLVSRIKVMAKLDIAEKRVPQDGRITLRIAGRAVDVRVSTMPSSHGERVVLRLLDKNNARLNLEDLGMTLQNRNHFSSLIRKPHGIILVTGPTGSGKSTTLYAGLTEINSRDRNILTVEDPIEFDLPGIGQTQVNPRVDMTFARGLRAILRQDPDVVMVGEIRDIETAQIAVQASLTGHLVLSTLHTNTAAGAITRLEDMGIEPFLLSSSLLAVLSQRLVRTLCPDCKKPHAPDASELEVLGQSATSDTTIYKPHGCAACNQTGYRGRTGIHELLLVDEKVREMMHEGVGEQAIERYIRTSTPSIREDGCSKVLAGETSLEEVLRVTRED
- the gspJ gene encoding type II secretion system minor pseudopilin GspJ, translated to MQRGFTLIEILIAMAIFTLIGLASTGLLTTVIDSNDISEERFAKLQLLQRAMITIERDLQQAVPRASRVNGEKQDVVMAGGETDDSDDDGIGFVRGGWHNPQLMLPRSTLQFVAYRLQENKLERLYSNYVDNVIGYEPKVRVLLEDIESLKIEFLATSNSSSLDDDEDISWSESYKGAALPRAVAIEFVSKDFGKIRREFTLTTGESS